The following are from one region of the Sorghum bicolor cultivar BTx623 chromosome 2, Sorghum_bicolor_NCBIv3, whole genome shotgun sequence genome:
- the LOC8081538 gene encoding protein EGG APPARATUS-1, translating to MVLGGGAAAFASSLLVGAVISYFLWPVAAPAAAVVMMKAPGAGGLLISRAAFAANPQLYYSLLRTAGAAAAAAAFAV from the coding sequence ATGGTCCTCGGCGGCGGAGCTGCTGCGTTTGCGTCGTCGCTCCTCGTGGGCGCCGTCATCTCCTACTTCCTTTGGCCAGTGGCGGCCCCGGCTGCCGCCGTCGTGATGATGAAGGCGCCCGGCGCCGGCGGGCTGCTCATCTCCCGCGCGGCGTTCGCTGCCAACCCGCAGCTGTACTACAGCCTCCTCCGCACGGCcggcgctgccgccgccgccgccgcatttGCTGTCTAG